From a single Osmerus mordax isolate fOsmMor3 chromosome 6, fOsmMor3.pri, whole genome shotgun sequence genomic region:
- the pklr gene encoding pyruvate kinase PKLR translates to MTLPDSFIQRQQLDASMADTFLEHLCLLDIDQEPIVARNTSIVCTIGPASRSIPKLQEMVKAGMNIARLNFSHGTHEYHGETIKNIREAVDTITSDPLYYRPVAIALDTKGPEIRTGLVKGSADNEVQLEKGAHVRVVTAEEEKDSTDGKVIWVDYPSLPSVIQPGGRIYIDDGLIGLKVLETGPDWVEAVVESGAVLGSRKGVNLPGCDLLGMPAVSERDEGDLRFGVSQGVDIVFASFIRSAQDVREVRRALGPMGRDIKVVSKVESRQGVQNFQEILAESDGVMVARGDLGIEIPAEKVFIAQKMMIGRCNSAGKPVICATQMLESMVSHPRPTRAEGSDVANAVLDGADCVMLSGETAKGLFPVKAVAMMHSICREAEAANFHQQLFEELRRLTPLSSDPTEVTAIGAVESSFKCCAGAIIVLTTSGRSGHLLSRYRPRCPIIAVTRNPQVARQSQLLRGVFPVLYHPLPAPVWADDLDNRVSFGMDIGKARGFFKSGDMVIVVTGWIPGSGHTNIMRAVNVP, encoded by the exons ATGACTCTTCCAGACTCCTTCATCCAGCGCCAGCAGCTGGACGCTAGCATGGCCGACACCTTCCTGGAgcacctgtgtctgctggacatCGACCAGGAGCCAATCGTAGCCCGCAACACCAGCATCGTCTGCACCATTG gCCCTGCGTCTCGTTCCATACCTAAACTACAGGAGATGGTGAAAGCAGGAATGAATATCGCTCGACTCAACTTCTCTCACGGAActcatgag TACCATGGTGAGACTATCAAAAACATCAGGGAAGCTGTGGACACGATCACCTCCGACCCCTTGTACTACAGGCCCGTAGCCATCGCCCTCGATACAAAGGGTCCAGAAATCCGGACAGGTTTGGTAAAAGGG agTGCGGATAACGAGGTGCAGCTGGAGAAGGGGGCTCATGTGCGCGTGGTGacagcggaggaggagaaggacagcaCGGATGGGAAGGTGATCTGGGTGGACTACCCCAGCCTGCCCAGCGTCATCCAGCCAGGGGGGAGGATCTACATCGACGACGGCCTCATCGGCCTCAAAGTCCTGGAGACGG gcccagacTGGGTGGAGGCCGTGGTGGAGAGTGGGGCGGTGCTGGGGAGCCGTAAGGGGGTCAACCTACCGGGCTGTGACCTGTTGGGCATGCCTGCGGTCAGTGAGCGTGACGAGGGGGACCTGAGGTTCGGGGTGTCTCAGGGCGTGGACATCGTCTTCGCCAGCTTCATCCGCTCGGCGCAGGACGTGCGGGAGGTGCGGCGGGCGCTGGGGCCGATGGGGCGAGACATCAAGGTGGTCAGCAAGGTGGAGAGTAGACAGGGCGTGCAGAA tTTTCAGGAGATCCTGGCTGAGAGTGATGGAGTGATGGTCGCCAGGGGCGACCTAGGGATAGAGATCCCCGCGGAGAAAGTCTTCATCGCTCAGAAGATGATGATTGGCCGCTGCAATTCCGCTGGCAAGCCTGTCATCTGTGCCACACAG atgttggAGAGCATGGTGTCTCACCCCCGGCCCACCAGAGCAGAGGGCAGCGACGTAGCCAACGCTGTGTTGGATGGAGCCGACTGTGTCATGCTGTCTGGAGAAACCGCCAAAGGACTGTTCCCTGTGAAGGCTGTTGCCATGATgcactct atctgccGAGAGGCGGAGGCAGCCAACTTTCATCAGCAGTTATTTGAGGAGCTTCGTCGTTTGACCCCACTGTCCTCTGACCCTACAGAGGTCACGGCCATCGGAGCCGTGGAGTCCTCCTTCAAGTGCTGTGCAGGAGCCATCATCGTCCTCACCACCTCCGGCAG gtctGGTCATCTCCTGTCCAGGTACCGCCCTCGTTGCCCCATCATTGCTGTAACCAGGAATCCCCAG GTGGCTCGCCAGTCCCAGCTGCTGAGGGGCGTGTTCCCGGTGCTGTATCACCCTCTGCCCGCGCCCGTCTGGGCGGACGACCTGGACAACAGAGTCTCTTTCGGCATGGACATAG GAAAGGCGAGGGGGTTCTTCAAGTCAGGAGACATGGTGATTGTGGTGACAGGATGGATCCCTGGCTCGGGACACACTAACATCATGAGGGCGGTCAATGTGCCCTAA